CGTGGCCAACGGCCGTACCGGACTCGATCTCCCCGCCGCCCTGCGCCCGGACGCCTTCAAGGTCTACTGCGACGAGGGCTACCACGCCCTCTACAGCCTCGACCTGGCCGACCAGATCGCCGCCGTCACCAGCATCGCGATACCGGACCAGGACTACGGCGGCTTCGTCGAGCGGTTGCGGACCTCCGCCCACCGCGCGCTGCCCGCCGCGCCCGCCCTCGCCGGACTCCTCCAGGCGGTGGTGTTCGAGACCTTGATCACGGCCGTGCTGAACGAGGTCCCGGGTGACCCGTCCGTGGTCGGCGTGGTCCGCGACCTGCTGCGCGACCACGCCCGGGACGAGGGCCGCCACCACCGCTTCTTCTCCGCGCTCTTCCGCGAGGTCTGGACCCACCTCTCCACCCCCGACCGAACCGCAGCCGCCCGTGCCCTCCCCGAACTGATCCGGACCGCCCTGACCTGGGACCCCGCCCCCGTCCGCACCTCCCTGCGGCTGGCCGGCCTGGACCCCGACACCGCCCGCCAGGTCGCCGACGACTGCTGCGCGCCCGGCCCGGACCCCCGCCGCCTGAACGAGACCGCCCGTTCGACGCTACGGCTCTGCGCGACCGTCGGAGTCTTCGAACTCCCGGGCGCCCGCGAGCACTTCGCGGCCCACGGCTTCGAGGAGACCCCGTGAACCGGACCACGACCACCACGACCACCCTCACCTACGGCACCTACCTGCGCCTCCCGCAGCTCCTCGGCCAGCAGCTGCCGCTGGCCGCCGCCGCGCACGACGAGCATCTGTTCATCACCGTGCACCAGGTGCACGAACTCTGGTTCAAGCAGCTCCTCGTCGAGCTCACGGACGCCCGCGACCGGATGCTGGCGGGCGAGAACGCCGTAGCGCTACGACGGCTGTGCCGCTGCCGGGAGATCGAGCGGGCGCTGCTCGACGCACTGGCGCTGCTGGACACCATGGCGCCGGGCGACTTCGAGGCGTTCCGCGGTGCGCTCGGCACGGCGAGTGGCGGGCAGTCCGCGCAGTTCCACGAGATCGAGGCGCTCTCGGCGCGCCGGGACCACCGCACCCGCTCGATGCGCTGGCTGACGGAGGCCGAGCGGGCCCGGCTGGACCGGCGGCTGCTGGAGCCGACGCTGTGGGACGGGTTCCTCGCGGCGCTCCCCAGTGCGGGCCGGGATGCCGCGTTCCGCGGCGAGGGGCCGCTCGGGGAGCTGGCGGACGCGCTGCTCGGCCACGACGAGGGCTGGGCGCTGTGGCGGGCCCGGCACGTCCTGGTCGTGGAGCGGCAGATCGGCAAGGGCCGGGGTACGGCGGGCAGTTCGGGGCCGCGTATCTGCGGGAGCGCACCGGCGAACGGTTCTTCCCGGAGCTGTGGGAAGCTCGGGGCGCTGTGCTGTGAGCCCCTGATGTGTCCGCTGTGTGTGTCCGTTGCGTGTGCCCGTTGTGCGGGCGGGTCGGGCGGGAGCCCGGAGGGAATGTCCTCCGGGCTTCTTCTGTTGTGGGGTAGCAGAAAGTTCAACGCTCAACTAAACTCGACGCACAAGGAGGTCCCGACATGCCTGCAGTGACCGTAGAGAACCCGCTGACCCTGCCCCGCGTGGCCGCGCCGGCCGACGCCGTGGCACGTCCCGTGCTCGCCGTCTCGACCGCGCCCAGCGGTTTCGAGGGTGAGGGCTTCCCGGTGCGCCGCGCGTTCGCCGGGATCAACTACCGCCACCTCGACCCGTTCATCATGATGGACCAGATGGGCGAGGTGGAGTACGCGCCGGGCGAGCCGAAGGGCACCCCCTGGCACCCGCACCGCGGCTTCGAGACGGTGACGTACATCATCGACGGCGTCTTCGACCACCAGGACTCGAACGGCGGCGGCGGCACCATCACCAACGGCGACACGCAGTGGATGACGGCGGGCGCGGGCCTGCTGCACATCGAGGCGCCGCCGGAGTCGCTGGTCGTGTCCGGCGGGCTCTTCCACGGCCTGCAGCTGTGGGTGAACCTCCCGGCCAAGGACAAGATGATGCCCCCGCGCTACCAGGACATCCGCGGCGGCCAGGTCCAGCTGCTCACCACCCCCGACGGCGGCGCGCTCCTGCGGGTCATCGCCGGTGAGCTGGACGGTCACCAGGGTCCCGGTATCACGCACACGCCGATCACGATGATCCACGCGACGGTGGCGCCGGGCGCGGAGGTCACGCTGCCCTGGCGCGAGGACTTCAACGGTGTCGCGTACGTCCTGGCGGGCAAGGGCTCGGTCGGTGCGGAGCGGCGCGCGATCCACATGGGCCAGACCGCGGTCTTCGGCGCGGGTTCGTCCCTGACGGTCCGCGCGGACGAGCAGCAGGACGGCAACACTCCCGACCTCGAGGTCGCGATCCTCGGCGGCCAGCCGATCCGCGAGCCGATGGCCCACTACGGCCCGTTCGTCATGAACACCCGCGAGGAGCTCCAGCAGGCGTTCGAGGACTTCCAGAAGGGGCGGCTGGGGACGATCCCGGCGGTTCATGGGATGGGTGAGGGCGGCCTGTAAGCCTCGCCGGAACGGCAGTTGTTGGAGCAGAAGTAACCGAAGCCCCGTCCAGGTCTGGACGGGGCTTCGGTGTCATGTCGAGATCGTGCCCTCGGCTCCGTCCCAGGGATATCAGGGATACCAGCGGCCACCATCGGCCGTACTGGGAAGTGAGAAGGAAGAGGGAGTGATCACCATGGCGATTCAGCGGATGGACAACGTGGGCATCGTCGTCGACGACCTGGACGCAGCCGTCGCGTTCTTCGTCGAACTCGGTATGGAGCTGGAGGGCAGGGCGGAGATCGAGGGCCTGGTCGCCGACCGGTGCACCGGACTCGACGGCGTCCACTGCGACATCGCGATGGTCCGCACCCCGGACGGCCACAGCCGCCTGGAACTGGCGAGGTACCGCACCCCGGAGGCGACCAGCGCCGACCCGCGCGACCGCCCGCACAACATCCTGGGCACGCACCGCGTGATGTTCGCCGTGGACGACATCGAGGACACGGTCGCCCGCCTGCGCCCGCACGGGGCCCAACTCCTCGGCGGGATCGCCCGGTTCGAGGACAGCTATCTGCTCTGCTACGTCCGCGGGCCGGAGGGGATCATCGTCGGGTTGGCGGAGCAGCTGCACGGCTGAGTGTCAGGGGTCATACGGCGACGGCGACGTTCACGGGGACCGTGCGGCCATGGGGGCTGACGTAGACGCC
The nucleotide sequence above comes from Streptomyces sp. N50. Encoded proteins:
- a CDS encoding VOC family protein → MAIQRMDNVGIVVDDLDAAVAFFVELGMELEGRAEIEGLVADRCTGLDGVHCDIAMVRTPDGHSRLELARYRTPEATSADPRDRPHNILGTHRVMFAVDDIEDTVARLRPHGAQLLGGIARFEDSYLLCYVRGPEGIIVGLAEQLHG
- a CDS encoding diiron oxygenase, which produces MTTHDTDTPPGPLDRWYDQAGVRTGVRRVFHEETERGRVFFPAALVPYAGHEAVRELAPERLRELTVRHLYQFLLSTTHLETRVVNTAAEAVANGRTGLDLPAALRPDAFKVYCDEGYHALYSLDLADQIAAVTSIAIPDQDYGGFVERLRTSAHRALPAAPALAGLLQAVVFETLITAVLNEVPGDPSVVGVVRDLLRDHARDEGRHHRFFSALFREVWTHLSTPDRTAAARALPELIRTALTWDPAPVRTSLRLAGLDPDTARQVADDCCAPGPDPRRLNETARSTLRLCATVGVFELPGAREHFAAHGFEETP
- a CDS encoding tryptophan 2,3-dioxygenase family protein — encoded protein: MNRTTTTTTTLTYGTYLRLPQLLGQQLPLAAAAHDEHLFITVHQVHELWFKQLLVELTDARDRMLAGENAVALRRLCRCREIERALLDALALLDTMAPGDFEAFRGALGTASGGQSAQFHEIEALSARRDHRTRSMRWLTEAERARLDRRLLEPTLWDGFLAALPSAGRDAAFRGEGPLGELADALLGHDEGWALWRARHVLVVERQIGKGRGTAGSSGPRICGSAPANGSSRSCGKLGALCCEPLMCPLCVSVACARCAGGSGGSPEGMSSGLLLLWGSRKFNAQLNSTHKEVPTCLQ
- a CDS encoding pirin family protein — protein: MPAVTVENPLTLPRVAAPADAVARPVLAVSTAPSGFEGEGFPVRRAFAGINYRHLDPFIMMDQMGEVEYAPGEPKGTPWHPHRGFETVTYIIDGVFDHQDSNGGGGTITNGDTQWMTAGAGLLHIEAPPESLVVSGGLFHGLQLWVNLPAKDKMMPPRYQDIRGGQVQLLTTPDGGALLRVIAGELDGHQGPGITHTPITMIHATVAPGAEVTLPWREDFNGVAYVLAGKGSVGAERRAIHMGQTAVFGAGSSLTVRADEQQDGNTPDLEVAILGGQPIREPMAHYGPFVMNTREELQQAFEDFQKGRLGTIPAVHGMGEGGL